ACTATGGTGGTAACCAGTTCATTGACCAGGGTGAGAGTTTGTGTCAGAAACGAGCTCTTGAAGCGTTTGGTTTGTCCAGTGACAAATGGGGAGTCAATGTCCAAGCCCTATCAGGAGCACCTGCTAATTTATACGCGTACTCAGCTATTGCAGAGGTTGGCGATAGAATCATGGGTCTTGATTTGCCTCATGGAGGCCATCTCAGTCATGGATACCAGACTCCTACCAAGAAGATCTCGATGATTTCCAAGTACTTCCAGACCATGCCCTACCGTTTAGACGAATCTACTGGTCTTATTGACTACGACACCTTGGCCAAGACTGCTCAATTGTTCCGTCCCAAGATTATTGTTGCTGGAGCATCTGCTTACTCGAGAAACATCGACTATAAACGATTCAGAGAGATTGCTGATTCGGTCGGTGCTTATCTTCTTGCCGATATGGCCCATACTTCGGGTctggttgctgctggtgttgcaGTTTCTCCTTTCGAGTATGCCGATATTGTCACCACCACATCGCACAAATCGCTCCGTGGCCCTCGTGGTGCTATTATCTTCTTCCGTAAGGGAGTCAGAAGCACTGATAAGAAGGGTAAAGAGACTCTTTACGATTTAGAGAGTAAAATCAACTTCTCGGTGTTCCCTGGTCATCAAGGAGGTCCTCATAACCATACCATCACTGCCCTTGCTGTTGCACTTGGCCAAGCAGTGACTCCCGAGTTTAAAAAGTACCAAGAGAACGTTGTTGAGAACGCCAAAGTGTTTGCATCCGCTCTGCAGAAACTGAATTACAAGCTTGTTTCTGACGGTACTGATAACCACTTGATCCTGGTGGACCTGAAACCCAACAAGATCGATGGTGCTCGTGTCGAGACGATTCTCGAGCTCGTCAACATCGCTGCCAACAAAAACACCGTTCCCGGAGACAAATCCGCCCTCGTGCCTGGCGGTATCCGTGTCGGCACACCTGCCATGACCACCAGAGGTTTCACGACCGCCGACTTCGAAAAGGTAGCTAGCTACATCGACCGGGCCGTCAAAATTGCTGTGTCCATCAAAGAAGACGCTGCCTCCAAAGGCCTCAAGCAAAAGGTGGCCGAGTTCCGCGCCGCTGCCGAGACCCTGCCCGAGGTCGAGCAGCTCAAAAACGAGGTTACCGAATGGGCCCTTACCTTCCCCGTCCCTGGCGACCTGTAAATACCTGTCCGTAGCTGAATAAACCGTGTCGCATCcgcgtgcctccggcggctggggctccgccccagaccctggttgctcctgcttcgcaggagttgtCTGGGGATGGCCGacgaccgactcgagcgcagcgagaggagcagccagggtctgggggggagccccagccaccggaggctGACCCcccagaaataaaaaaatggACGAATCCGGAATTGAACCGGAGACCTCTCGCATGCTAAGCGAGCGCCATAACCAACTAGACTATACGCCCAATTTCTGACAGTGTCAGACATAGCTTCCTTTTACATGTCAactcttatcttatcagtcaATAGCAGGTAACCTAACCCTGGGATCcgagatatataaatactcGTAGTTTCCCTTAGAAGTTGGAAGACTAAGCTTGGTTATCATTAAGTCTTCTTATACTAACTTCTAAGGTGAGTTTTCAATTATAATACATTAAGTCTTCTTATACTAACTTCTAAGACGGGTAAGGCCTCAACCCGGATACAACATATCCTTCGACCTTACAGAATAACCAAGCTTACCAAGTGACGAGAAAACACTTGGATTGATCGAAATtactgaaatttttttttcgcGAACTCGATCACCACTCCTAGTCCCTCCCTCTTCTCCCAGCCAATATGATCCCATTCTGGCGGACGCACGAATCTGGCCAATCAGGAGACGCCAAGCATCCCAAAGGACGTTCCACCGCGATGGTTAGCAGGGCCCAGACTTATCCAGGGGATTCCGATTCCGATGATGATCTGGACACCTTTCATGATACCTTTTCTGATCGCCTACAGCTGGACGATAAGTCAGATATCCTGCAGGAGAACACTGATTTTCCTGCTACGCGCCGCAAGCGGGCACCCCCTGCGTTGGATCCGCAGCAGCTTGAAACCTTAAATAAGCTCATCCCAACACTCAAGGTCAAGGAGGAGATCCGAGGATGGAAGTCGTTTGCCCAACACCAGGTACGACTTCTCCCTACTCAAAACCATCAGGTGATGAATCTGTTGGTTTCAAAGACCCGTGGTGAGATTTTAGCTAGTCTTTCCCCATTTTCATCTATTAAGACGCCTTCGGCCGAAACATGGAAACAATTCTGGGACCTTCTTGAGCGCTTAGCGCTAACTCACAGTCCATCTTACAAGGATTGGATTCAGAACTCCCGTGGTCCGCGCAATCTCGCTGAAGCACCTCAATACTTGAACAAATTTCAGGTTGCCGCTATGGATGCTAAGTTAGATGAAGAGTTCACTCGCACCATCCTTCTTTCCAAACTCGTTGAAATTCCAGAATTATATACGGCTATGCTAGATAAAATCGACGACCTTTCAATCCCCTTCGCggatattattgattcaCTTGCACGGAGAGCTCATCGGCTCCAAAGCCTGACAGCCTCCCGTTCTACGTCCACCAGAGTTACTTGCAGATTTTGCAAGCGGAAGGGCCATACTTATGACAATTGTCGCACACGCCTTTCCCGAGCATCTGCCACGGACACGCCCAGTAAGGCTATCCAAGGAAACAAATACTCACGGACAAACAACGCGAACTCAGTGCGTCGTCTCACCGAAACACCGTACGTCGACCAGTCCgtttcttttgaatcaGACTCGGAGTCGACAAACTCCGTGGACTAAAGCCCAGGCCGCCTTTAGTCCAAATCCAGGCCTCTACTATAAACAACCTTTTTCGACACACCTTATCCTTTTCCTTCGCAAACAAAACCTTTCAACTGCCTGTACTCTTAGATACCGGTGCACAGATATCATGTATTCCATTATCATTTATTCCTGACATACCATTAACCTCCACTAGCGAAGAAATTGTATTTGGTGATCGCATCGTAAAGGCTATAGGCAGGGTCAGTGGTCACTTTTCTTTTCGTAATCAGACTTTTCCAATAAATCTACTAGTTATCGACATGAATTCACAACCCGAAGTAATTTTTGGTTGTGACTGGATCTTCCGTACTAATTTTGTACTCAACTCCAGCCATGCAGGTCGCCAAATCGAAATTGTCTCCACTTCTAAGCCCACGACCCCATTGCCTCACATCAAACGCATCGCGCCTTCTCTTCCACCAATCTATCAACAGTACGCGTCGTTATTCACAACCACAGTGAACACAGTACCCGAGCTTCGGGAATCTCATAATCACTCCATCCCTTTCAAGGACAATCCTACCTATCATAAGAGCAAAAGTTATCCTCTTTCCGCACAGGAACGCACAATCCTCAAGGAGTATATTCAAACAAACCTTAAAAAGGGCTTTATTCGGGAATCACGTTCCCCTCTGGCGTCGTCCATTTTCTTcgtcaaaaagaaacatACCAAAGAAAAACGTCCCATAATCGACTATCGTCGAGTTAACAATAACACTAAACCGTGTCCTTCACCAATTCCGCTTATAAAGACACTGTTGCATCAAGTCAGCAAAGCCAAGATATTCACTCGTCTAGATCTGAAGGATGCCTACAATCAAATCCGCATCACACCCGGTGATGAATGGAAAACATCCTTTGTCTGCGAATATGGACAATTTGAATATACGGTTATGCCGTTCGGACTATCTGGTGCTCCTGCGACCTTCCAGGCATTTATTCGCCACGTCCTTGGTGAATTGTGGGACAAATTCGCGGTTGCCTATTTAGATGACATCCTCATCTACTCAGAAGATCCAGCAGAACATCCTGGCCATGTCATGGCCGTTCTGGACAAGATCAAAAAGTACCATCTAGCCCTGAAACTTTCCAAATGCGAATTTTCCGTTACAGAAACGGACTTTTTGGGTCACCATCTCATGGTCGGCCAAATTGGTATGCAGAAGGAGAAAATTCAATCACTCAACGAATGGAAATCCCCTTCTACCCAGCGCGGCGTCCGCAAATTACTGGGTTTTGCCAATTTCTACCATGAATTTATTGACCACTATGCCGATATTATCGCTCCACTCCTTCCATTACAGGAGAAGTCCACTAAACGTTTCCAGTGGACACCAACTCATGAACAGGCGTTTCAAAGCCTTAAACGCGCTTTTATTTCCgaacctcttcttcaaatgtTCGACGAGACGCGCGAGACACGTATCCATACCGATGCATCAGGAGTGGCTATCGCTGCCGTCCTTCAACAATTCAATCCAGTTGACAAACGTTGGCATCCGGTAGCCTACTACAGCCGCAAACTTCGCGGCCCAGAAATCAATTGGGACACTCACGATCGCGAACTCTTAGCAATCGTTGTGGCTACTGGTAAATGGAAACATTTTATCCTTAGCCGCACCGAGCCTACAACAGTTCATACCGACCACAAGAATCTAACTTACTTCACCACGAAAAGGGCGCTTTCACCTCGTCAAGCTCGATGGGCCTCCCTTTTGGGTGAACTTCCCATCCAAATTGCTTATATTCAGGGACATCTAAATGTCGCGGCGGATATTCTTTCGCGTCCCGATGATGTCAGAAAACCTCCGCGCGAGGTCGCACCACCCGTTCCCGTTCACCATATTCTTCCTGCGGTCCGTCCCCAAACAGTGTCCACCTACACTATGGACCCTACTTGGCAAACTAAAGTACATGATGCTTTAGCCAATGACAAAAACTGGAGTCCCTTACTGACTCATTTCGAGAATCCGTCACATCCCTTTCCTTCTCAATTCATTGATCGACGCTCCCGTTTAACCTTTGCAAATGGTATTATTTGGTTCGACAAGAAGATCGTTGTGGGCAACTCCAATGAACTTCACCTCGCAATTTTACAACAATACCACGATGCTAGTGGACACCCCGGTCACGCTCGAACCCAAAAAGCCATACTAGAGCGCTACTACTGGAAGGGAATTCATGATTTCATTCAACGGTACATCAATTCTTGCGTTGCTTGCCAGAAGAATAAGACTCCTCGTCATAAACCATATGGCGAATTGAAGCCTTTACCAATTCCGGAAGCGCCTTTTACCGATCTCACCATCGATTTCATGACTGACTTACCGAAATCTCAAGGGTACGACGCCATCTGCGCAGTCGTCGACCGATACTCCAAGTTCACACTACTTTTTCCCACGAACAAAACCATTACGGCCCGAGGACTCGCCGATCTAGTGGTTGATCGCGTCCTAAATGTCTTCGGGGCTCCCAAACGCATCCTTTCGGACAGGGGTCCCCAATTTATCTCAGCCTTTTGGAAACAGGCAATGGCCAGTTTTGGCACCAAAGTCAAATTAACCACTCCGTACCATCCGCAAACCGATGGCCAAACCGAACGTATTAATCAAGAGATTAGCCAATGGCTCCGTTTCTACATTAATTCTCACCATAACAACTGGTCCAAACTACTCAGTCGTATTGCGTTCGATTACAATAACAAAGTCAATAAAACTACAGGATTCACTCCTTCTCAAGTAGttttcaacttcaagaCCATTTCAGATCTCAACTATAGCGCAGCTGACAATTACGAGGATCTCAGCAAGAAACTTTTCGAATATGAAGAAATCCGTAACTCGCTCAGCCAAAATTATGCCCGTAGCCAGAAATCTTACAAGAAGTTTTATGACCGCCACCGCGTCGCCTTCGAATTCAATCCAGGCGACTCTGTTCTCCTATCAACGAAACACCTCAACCTGCCAACTATTAAACGTAAATTTTCTCGTCGCTGGATTGGACCCTTTCTTGTCCATACAAAGGTCAATGAAAATGCGTATCGTCTCAATTTTCCTAGTGGATGGCGTGCATCCCAAGTCTGGAATATTACCGAACTTCGCCCCTTTCAACCTGATCTTTGCAATCGTAAACAACCGTTACCGACTACTTCAGAAGACATCGATTTCTACTCGAACAATCCTCTCGGTATCACCGAGATTTTACAGGTCAACGGTGACGATCCTTCGAATTTTCAATATTTAGTGGAGGTCATTGAGGACGGTTTTCCACAACATCGTTGGGTACCTTATTCTAAACTTTCCAATTACCACGAtttacttcttcttttctacGAGTTCCATCCCAAGGAACCTAAGCCTGCCGAACTTGACAGTCTATATCAGGCCGAATAACTTCGGCCTTGAGGGGGGGTAATGTCAGACATAGCTTCCTTTTACATGTCAactcttatcttatcagtcaATAGCAGGTAACCTAACCCTGGGATCcgagatatataaatactcGTAGTTTCCCTTAGAAGTTGGAAGACTAAGCTTGGTTATCATTAAGTCTTCTTATACTAACTTCTAAGGTGAGTTTTCAATTATAATACATTAAGTCTTCTTATACTAACTTCTAAGACGGGTAAGGCCTCAACCCGGATACAACATATCCTTCGACCTTACAGACAGTGAAAGGCGCGGTGTGTTCATAGCTCTGTGAGGGTAGTTCCCCGATTGTAGCATATTTGGGGAGATATCGTGTTATGGCGAAGAGCTGGGCCCAGGGAAGTGCCGTTTATGACGGCTGTAAAGGGTGTTTCTGGGGGTAGGAATGGTTATTATAACAGTAATTAGTGTTGTTAAAACGGTTACGAGAGTCTGGTGGCGAAGAAGGGCCGTGGCTCGGGTGAGAGGGACGGTCCGGATGGTTGTGCGGCGTGTGCGGCGTTGATATACAGATTTTTCAGTGCTGCAGCATGCAAGAGGATATTCGTCGGTGAAGAGTGAAGTAGTTTGGACCCCTGGAGGATCTGATCTTGTTTGTTAAAACAATTGCATTGGGAACCAGAAATGGATACCGGATCTAAGAAAACTGAGACAGGTGCTGGCTCGACAGCTGGTGCCAGTAAACCACCTAGGTCGAAGGGATACACCAACCCTGCTCTTCAAGCTATGGGCATTCCAAGACTCAGGCTGCCATCCAGGAATTGGAGTATCTTTTGGGCCTTGACCCTGACTGTCACAGGTGTGTATGCTCATGACagatatcaaagaaaacagaTTCGTCAAAAGTGGAAAGATCGTGTGTCACATTTGGCAGCTCAGCCTATGAATCCTCTTGAACTGCCTCGTAAGGTGACCGTTTATATTGCCCCTCCTCCAGCAGACTATCTTGACTTGGGATTTGCTCATTTCCGTCAATATATTAAACCTATTcttgtggctgctgctattgactATGAGGTCAGATCCGAGAGCCGTCAAGGTGAAATTAGAGCCCTAGTTGCTGAGGAGATCCGTAATCAACGTCGTTCTGATGCTGGTTTGCCCACTACTGGTGAACAGAATGATGATCTGGATGACATGATTGCTAGCAAAGTCTATAGAGATAACACTGGCGGTGTTATTTGTGTGGGAAGAGGCGCTTATAAGGAGTATATGAATGGTTTGCACGAAGGATGGTTGGGTCCTCTTGAAGCTCCTGTAGAGGAGGTCTCTGAAGCTAGTACCAATGACCAGCTTCCATTGTCAGATTCTGCAGTTAACTCAGCAGAGctttcttctggttcagaTGCTAATGCTAATAGCACTACAGAAGTAACTTCTGCTGAAGCTGCTACTCCAGTTGAGGGCTTGGCCGTTAGCAGTAGAGCAGCCAGTGAAACGGTTTCGTCGCCTTCTAAGGGTGAAGTTCAAACTCTTGATCAAGCGAAAGAATCGCTGGAATCAGTTGAGGAGTTCCCAGATAGAGAAAGAGATCTTCAGGATATCTACGGACAATTGCCAGAAAAGAAGGATGGCGAGGAAGCAGCTGGATCAGGAGACGCAGAAGGAAgcgaaaagaaagaagagaaaaagaaagtaCCCAAGCCATATATCAAGATTCCCGAGTATGAGGATCTTGAGACACCGGCACAGCTAGAAACACTGGCCAAATTCGAGCCACTGGCGGCCATCCATTTCCCACATTTGCTTGGTTTCAGAAACACACCTAAAAGAATGTACAGATTCTTCAATAGAAGAAAGTTGGCAGAGGAGATGGGTGAAGCTACAGCGGCGGTTGTATTTGCTCAAACACGACAATTCAAACCGCATGAGGACCAAGATCTGTTAAAACACGAAGAAAACGAGTGGCCTGCTCAGTGGAAGGCCAAGGGATTAGAAACCGGTTCTGAGTGGATGTGGGATTTCGCAGTTGACGAGCGAATTGGCAACAAACTGTCAGTCTACGAGTTCCGCGATAACAACACCACCTCTGACGAGTTTTCCAGCGATTAAACCTCCCTGCTCACCACccgaagcccgactcgagcgaagcgagaagagcaacaggtctggggcagcgccccagccgccggaggcagcacccatCCCCCCATCAAGGACCATCTAATGTAATATATCCGTGAGAATAAAACCGGCAACCTTGTACATAGAAATATCAATTATACAGAGATGATTAGATGCGAGtcataaaatatataaatgcaaaaagaacaagtcATTAAAAcacttttgttttcttgttgaagatcTGGTCGATTTCGTCGTCGAGCTGACGTTTGTTTTCACCAGCTGGTTTAGTAGGGTTCGACGATGATTTTTTGGACTTGTGTTTGGATGCGATTGGCGACCCTGGCACTGGAGATGCACTTGTAGGAGTAGGAGCAAGTGCCAGTGGTAGAGCCGAGGGAGTAGCACGAACAGGCGATCGGGCAGGTGAAGGAGTAGGTCCTGTGTTGACGAGTTTCTTGGTCTTGTCTCGAAGTTTTTCTGTAGACTCGACATCTCGAGCCTTGGTCTTGGTTTTCAAGGGTTTGGCTGTGGGAGCCGTCTGTTTAATACGAGTCAGAcgtgaataaataagcaTGTATGCAGAGTTTTGACGGAGAACAGCCTTTTCCGACACCTTACGAACGCATTCATCGTCGTACTCGGCCCAGGTGTTGTTTGGTTGACGACACAGCGCGATGTAGTGACCGCTAGAAACAGTACGGCCTTCGTGGACAATCACGCTGACAAGACGGTATTTAATAGGTTCTCCAGAAACCGAGTACTTTGTGAGGTCCAAATCCAAGGGGTATTTCATTGTTTCCTTGAGCTTTTGTGAATGCGAGCCCTGGAACTTGAATCTCTTGATGTGCACGGTAAGATATTCAGGAGCGTCGTTTATACGACTGATTTTAATAGCCGATGTGAGGTTCTTGCACTTTTCACACTGGTATCCAGACTTGTTTTTAGCGTCTGGTTTGATTAGTTCAGGCGAGAAAAAGTCTTGAATCGATCCTTCAAGAGTGAATTTTGCTTTAGGAGCAGTTCCAGTAGTAGCTGAACCAGCTGATCCGTTGGTAGCAACAACGGCACTTGCACTAGTTACAGTATTTGACTGGATATTAGAATTGTTGTTAGTGGTTGATGTGTTGGAACCATTGGCATTACTAGTTTCTAGACCTTCTTTGGCGGCTTTATAAGCCTTTGCCTCGCGAGACGAAAACGATACAGGAAGGTCGTAGAAATCCTGATGTGTAGTAGATACATGGCCACATGTTTTACAAGTGACCTTCTGGTCGATATTTCCACCAAAGATCTCATGGATAATAGACGAGTTCAGTTTCTTGCCCTTTGGAACACTGTCTTCTTGGAGACGACTGATTAACGACATGAAATACTCGTGCGAGTCCTCTTGTTGCCATTCCGACATCATACAGTTGATATCAGGCAGTCTGCGAATGATCTTGATAGGATACACTTTACGCTTCTTACCTGGCTCATACAGTCTTTTCAGCAGACCCGCTAAATCACTGCTCACCGAGCTATTGGAAATGGTGTTTTTGTATCTTGACTGGGCAATATCCATCAAGTAATGAGCCATGGCTGGAACATGGAAAATAGCCTGCATAGCAGCATTCATATAGCACGTAACCGACCGGTTCTCCAGCCCGTTTGGAGCCATAGTGAGACTTCTCCACGATTTCACGATATGCGAATTCGACCGCGATCCTTTATCGGTAGTAGACTCGTTAATATCATAAAACAGTCTCATTGGCGAGATAGCTGATGACGACTCGGACGATGATTCACTCTTAGAATCAGTTGTGTTAGCAGTACCAGCTGCACCAGCAGTATTATTCCCactggttttgtttgttgctAACGCCAATGGACTAACTCTTGATCCCAGTGCTAACTTCGACACTTCGCTATCGCTTTGCTCTCCATTCTCTAAACCACTggcatcttcatcgtcaccaTCAGTCTCATCACTCTCATCACTATCACTACTTCCTtcactattattatcatcttcgtcatcatccacGTCATCACCACCTTCATCCGACCCACTTGAGAAATCgccatcttcgtcttcatcctGATCATCTTCAGCGTCAAAATATTTGAGCTGACCAACATTCaactcatcatcatcgctCTCAGTATCACTATCAGGACTCGAAAGGGGGGTTAATACACCCTTTCCGACCTTATGACGGAGATTATTTTCGTCTTCTGAGCTTTGAGGAGTACTAACAGTCGTAGACGAACCCGAATCGTCTTCATTTTCAGTggtttcttcctcatcttcgtccGAGCTCTCGGAGTCATGGTCGTCTTTAGACGGCTTAATAAGCACATAACTGGCCGGTTTGGCAGCACTTGTCTCTGGTTTTCTGGCCGGCACATAATCCAGATGCGAACTAAGAATCTGTTCAGCCATAGCACTATCCCGTGCAGTCAGCGAACTGATATCGaccattttttatttttcaagtCTGGCGTACACCCCTGTTGACCTCTGTTTATCGAGCCAAAAACTAGTACCACGCGTGGGTCCCGACGGCAGCACAGATGAGTCGGGCCAATTTCCCCTTAGCAAAAAACtaaaagaagagcaaaaataaacctGTTCCAGGACGTAATCAAAAACCCTGGCTCTGCTGCTCGGTTCCTAACGGCCTCCAACGTCtggaatattttttttttattccaccgaatattttttacttttttttttcctaaTCGATCTGATCAATACAGTTCTCTGCAGATTGCATCTGTCCATCTGCGTGGGGCTGGCGTCAGCCGCACAGGGTCTTCTCAGGGGTGgtttacccctgagacgCCGGTtcgggggtgtgcctccggcggaCATACGGccccgacgaaacgactcgagcaaagcgagaggagcagcggggtctggggcagagccccagccgccggaggcaggctgTTGACGGTATCTaaaccaataaaatatatattaactAGGCTcaatgcttcttctttttcatcttcttttggATTCTGTTCAATGCACGTTGTTCCTTTTTGAGGGTTCCGTCGACCATCTTGTATTTGCCCTTGACGCCCTTGGGTCGGCCTTGTAGACCTCTGTTGGCACCCTTGGCAGCAATGACTGTCACCTTGGGTTTGTCCGACTTCTTTTTGGTCAGCTTGCGCATGAGTTTGGCGATATCTTCGGACTTTTCCTTTTCGGATTTGGAATCGTCTTCGTTGATAAGATCGGTCTTCTTGCGGATCTTCTCCAGCTTCTGATGGGCCTTATATTTCTTACGAGCTTGTGCTTCAGCGACCTTTTTAATGGGTCTGGCGTTCATGGCCTTTAGTTTCTCTTTGATAGCCTCGGCTGCTTCTTTAGTAATAGGCTTTTGAAGTTTGCTGTGTTTGGATTCGTCATCCAGGAACCAGTCAGGTAGTCCATCCTTATCTCGGAAGGTGTATCTGTTATATCCTTCGTCGATAAGCGAATGCTTCGACTTCTGTCCAAGCGCCAATTGGTGTGCCAGGGTCATGGCTTGAGCTGTCACAATATCCACATATGGCTCCTCACGCTTGTCTTTCTC
This is a stretch of genomic DNA from Sugiyamaella lignohabitans strain CBS 10342 chromosome C, complete sequence. It encodes these proteins:
- the TIM54 gene encoding Tim54p (Component of the mitochondrial TIM22 complex; involved in insertion of polytopic proteins into the inner membrane; GO_component: GO:0016021 - integral component of membrane [Evidence IEA]; GO_component: GO:0016021 - integral component of membrane [Evidence ISM] [PMID 12192589]; GO_component: GO:0016020 - membrane [Evidence IEA]; GO_component: GO:0005743 - mitochondrial inner membrane [Evidence IEA,IEA]; GO_component: GO:0042721 - mitochondrial inner membrane protein insertion complex [Evidence IDA] [PMID 10637294]; GO_component: GO:0042721 - mitochondrial inner membrane protein insertion complex [Evidence IDA] [PMID 10648604]; GO_component: GO:0005739 - mitochondrion [Evidence IEA]; GO_component: GO:0005739 - mitochondrion [Evidence IDA] [PMID 16823961]; GO_function: GO:0015266 - protein channel activity [Evidence IDA] [PMID 12637749]; GO_process: GO:0045039 - protein import into mitochondrial inner membrane [Evidence IGI] [PMID 10637294]; GO_process: GO:0045039 - protein import into mitochondrial inner membrane [Evidence IMP] [PMID 17893242]; GO_process: GO:0045039 - protein import into mitochondrial inner membrane [Evidence IGI,IMP] [PMID 9412462]; GO_process: GO:0015031 - protein transport [Evidence IEA]; GO_process: GO:0006810 - transport [Evidence IEA]), which codes for MDTGSKKTETGAGSTAGASKPPRSKGYTNPALQAMGIPRLRLPSRNWSIFWALTLTVTGVYAHDRYQRKQIRQKWKDRVSHLAAQPMNPLELPRKVTVYIAPPPADYLDLGFAHFRQYIKPILVAAAIDYEVRSESRQGEIRALVAEEIRNQRRSDAGLPTTGEQNDDLDDMIASKVYRDNTGGVICVGRGAYKEYMNGLHEGWLGPLEAPVEEVSEASTNDQLPLSDSAVNSAELSSGSDANANSTTEVTSAEAATPVEGLAVSSRAASETVSSPSKGEVQTLDQAKESLESVEEFPDRERDLQDIYGQLPEKKDGEEAAGSGDAEGSEKKEEKKKVPKPYIKIPEYEDLETPAQLETLAKFEPLAAIHFPHLLGFRNTPKRMYRFFNRRKLAEEMGEATAAVVFAQTRQFKPHEDQDLLKHEENEWPAQWKAKGLETGSEWMWDFAVDERIGNKLSVYEFRDNNTTSDEFSSD